From Aegilops tauschii subsp. strangulata cultivar AL8/78 chromosome 5, Aet v6.0, whole genome shotgun sequence:
CTGCCACCGCGAAATGAAAAATGAACGGTTCAGCTGTTCGGCCCAGCCGTTCCCTCTCCTCACGCACGAGTCGGCCTCTTCCTCCCGTTCTCCTCCACGGCTCCACACAGTGCgtcgggcgccgccgccgccaccccgccgccgtcATTCTCATCGCTTACCCGTGACCACGTGGCGGTCCTCTGCCACCCCCTGCTCGAGGCCACCCGTCTCTCGCCGCCACCAgccgccgccggcctcgcctcACCTCTCTCGGTCCGTCGTTGCTGCGAAGGAAGAAGCCGCCGGAGGCAGGAACGAGGACCTCCTCGAGCAGGTCCTCCATTCGGCAACTTCCGAAGGGGACCTTAGTTTTTGGCCAGGGGCGTTAACCAATCCGGCTGCCGTTGCTCGCACCGTTTGCAGGTGATTCGATCCGggtccatggcggcggcggcggcagcgctcGCGGTGACGGACGAGCTGGCCCTGCCGCTTCGCGCGGTGGGGGACCTGGCGGCGGCCGCGGGGGTCTCGCGGGAGTGAGTATTTAACCAAAAACTACCACAATTCGCGGAAACGTGACAGAAAACTACCACTTTACGATTTTGTCCCGAAAATTACCACTTTTTTATTAATCCGTGACAAAAAACTACCAAGTGTGAAAATTGCTCGCTTTGCTTGGGTTAAACCCGAATCTGACTGTCCGACCCCACACATAAGCGGGCTAAAAATGCAATCGGGTCCCTCCACATGTCCGGCGGGTTCGGGTCCTCCAGCTCGTCGTGCAACCATGGCAGAGGCGGCCGCGACGCGGAGGAGGGGGCCGCGGGCGCGGCGGTGCGGCAGTGGGTGGAGGCCGGCGGCGGGATGCTGGTGCTGGACGGTGGGGGCCGGACGCCGCTGGACTGGGCGGCGGGCTGACGCCCAAGCTGGCGCACGGCAACATCAAGAGCACCAACATCGGGCGAGGCGCGCCTCGCTGACTGCGGGCTGGCGCAGCTGGGCACgtcgtcgccggcggcgagctcggcgGGGTACCGCGCGCCCGAGGCGCCGGCGTCCCGGCCGTGGGCGTCGCAGAAGGGCGACGTGTACGCGCTCGGGGTGGTGCTGCTGGAGCTGCTGACGGGGCGGTGCCCGGGCAGCGAGCTGCCCAACGGCGGCGTGGTGGCGGAGCTGCCGCGGTGGGTGCAGTCGGCAGGTGGAGGGGAAGGAGAATGAGGACGGCCGGGACCATGGCAGTGGGTGgagggacccgattgcttttttgAAGAAAAACTAGGGACCCGATTGCATTTTTAGCCCGCTTATGTGTGGGGTCGGGCAGTCAGATTCGGGTTTAACCCAGGCAAAGCGAGCAGTTTTCACATTTGGTAGTTTTCTGCCACGGATTAATAAAAAAGTGGTATTTTTCGGAACAAAATCGTAAAGTGGTAGTTTTCTGTCACGTTTCCGCGGCGAATTGTGGTAGTTTTTGGTTAAATACTCCGCCGGAGGAGGTCGTCGTCATCACACAGTGCGCCTCGCCCGGTAAAAGCTCCTCGCCCCTTTCCCCTGTTACCCGAACCCGAACCCGCGATTTCGCTCGCGCGTATGCCTAAGCTAAGCTTGGTTAGGACCTCTGCATGTTTACATTATTATACAAAAAACATCTGAGAGGATAGTGTTTCTCGAGCGGTAGCTTGGAATCAAATTCGAGACCGCCCGGTGCTCATTAGACTTTAGTGCGTTCAAGGGTATTCTACATGTATGATAATTGCCAACCGCACAAGTGTTACTCTATACATGTAAAGAATACACAAAGGAAACGCACACTAACTGGTTGAGAAATTAAAAGAGAGGTGTCTATATTCTCACTTCGATCATAAGAAAAATATATACCATCTCACCAAACAATTGGCCTATCAGGCTACCACTCATAGAGTAATATATGAATGAGCTATTACAGACACCGTGTTTCAGCCAAGTCTTTCTTAACAACCCAAGTTTTGTGTATTTCATTTCACTAATCTGGGAGTAGTAGACATTTCATTGTTTTAGCTTTCGACGACTCTTACTTAGGCTTAAATTTGAACATGTCACATCCTTGCATTAAAACTTAAGTATGTCATGAACCTGTTATAAACCTTTGTTGTGAACATGGGTCAGGTGGGAAGTTTCCTTTTGATGATGCATCCGTTGGTGCTGTCCTGTCTGTCATTAAAAATGTGGAGAGCTTCGGGGATCAGTTGGTTGCTGAAATTAGCCGAGTGCTGAAAGCTGGTGGAATTGTGTTGGTACAGAGCTTCACACCCTCCTCTGATCAGAAGGTAATTCACGGAACAGTTTTTGCTTACATCCATTGTCTTGTGATTTTAATTTGGCACAACCTGATTTTTTAATTTTCTCTGCATTAGCCAAGCAATTATATCGAGCGCCAGCTACTCATGGGCGGTTTTGGTGAAGTGGACGCTTCTGCAACAAGCTCACAGGATAGCATGCAGTCTGTTACTGTGAGTAAGACGCATTGTGTTAAGGCTGATGTACATGCTTTTTCTCTATTGATGAGTGCTAACTCGAATCACTTGCAGATCAAGGCAAAGAAGCCATCTTGGAGTATAGGTTCTTCCTCCCCCCTGAGAAAAGCAATAAAGGCTCTTCCAAAGATTGAAATCGATGACGGCAATGAACTGATTGACGAAGACAGCCTCTTGACCGAGGAGGACTTGAAGAAACCACAGCTTCCAGTTGGTATAGCCAACAAACCCTCTAACCTTGTTTTACTCTTGTGAAGATGTTTAATTCAGGTTTAGATGCTAAAATTGTTGGCTGTTGTTTCACCAGTCGGAGATTGTGAAGTGGGAGCCACAAAGAAGGCATGCAAGAATTGCAGTTGTGGCAGAGCTGAGGCTGAGCAGAAGGTGGAGAAGCTGGGGCTGACTGCAGAACAGATCGATAACCCTGTGTCAGCTTGCGGCAGTGTAAGTAGACATACAACGCCACTGGTGATTCCCACTAGTCAACTGGCTCTCAAGTCACCGACTGATTATATCTTACATTCCTCTGTGAAACTTCAATTTCAGTGTGGGTTGGGCGATGCGTTCCGATGCAGCACTTGCCCATACAGAGGCCTGGCACCGTTTAAGTTGGGAGAGAAGGTAACCAATCTCTATTCCTCATTCTAACTTAACTAGGTTCACTgttctcaaaaaaaaaacttaACTAGATTCACGAAGAGAGCTTTGGGGTATGGCTTGAGCTTCTTTTgatgaataatatgttgactccTTCATTTCTTGATGTCCAGGTTACCTTGTCCGACAACTTCCTTTCGGCAGACATATGATGGCGGAGAGCCGTGGATATGAAATGCCTCGTTCAATTTGTTGGTTCGTTAGAAAAGAATCTACGTTTTTCATGGTGAAGCATGGACGACGGTGGTAACAGCAAAAGAAGATAAGCGCGCTTGGAGTGTGGTAGCTCGTGTTAGCCTGTCGTGCCCTGCAGTCAGTTCCCAGGTTGAGGTGAGAGCGGATCTTGCGTGCGTTTGTATTTGGGACGAATACTGTACATGTCAGATATGCTGCAATGACGATGTTTTCCTATACTAGTAATCTTGAACGTGCAATGCGTGTTCTCACTATCGACAAAGATAAGTTCAATAGAAGCATATTACAATTCTATTAAAAGAGAGGTTACGTAACATCGACTTTTTTTGTTAAGCTCATGCCCCAAATATGAGTCAGTGAGATCACCACAAGCCCACTACATCTTTGATCCCAAATAATTCACAAATCACATTACATTGAAATGTATGAATAAATTAAGCTGTGAGTGCTTTTCAGAGTTATCATAattctagaattcataaaattgCAGCTTGTGAGGAAATAGAAACAAAGCAGAGTTTAGTCACTTGAGTTGTACATGGGCATTGCAGACCAAGTTTCGCTGAACCGGCACCAGGAGATCAAAGTGGCAAGTATTACTGGGAGGCACTAAAAGGTGTTTTGCAGTTTGAAGGAAAAGAAACAAAGCAGAGTTCAGTTAACTGAGTTGTACATGGACATTGCGGAGCAAGAAGTGTTAAACAAGTGCCATGAGTTTTTGAGGGACTGCCAACCAGAAAAGATTAGCAAATCAACTGATCTCGGATTTCATATAACCAACAGAAATATTACTCCctcgttcacttttgtaagttgTTTCAGACAACTCAAAATAGGcagttttgcacattgtctgaaatgtcttcaaggccttataaaagtgaacagaggaaGTATTACATATAACTTCACTCAACTGATCATGTAAGAATCGATTTTAATGTGCTGGTTGCAATGGTATCTTGAATTTAATTCCAGTGGGCATGCTCAGCTAGGTGCTATGCCTAGGTCCTTGCCTGCATCTGTGAATCTAACAATATATTCTTGGAACCAACAGGTATATCAGATCAATGTTATTGAATTCAAGCAGGTAAATTAAACTACGCTCAAGTAAGAATGGAAGTGGAAGAATGAAACTTCCACCAAAAATCTTTGCAAGAACAATAAATGTGTTACTATGCTTTGAAAACTCCCTCAAACCTAAGTGGACCGTTTGTTAGAACTTTCCTTGTGTATACGAATCCTTTTTCAAACAAGGATCACTGTATAAAAGTAGATCGGGGCAAGCTATGAATTTTAAGTATAGGATTCCATAACGATTTAGCAAGATTCCATAACATGCACCACCAGGACAGATAGTTAGAGCGGGTGCATTTTCGTATTCGCTTTAATTCGTACTTTGTGGTTCAAATAATATAATTGGGATAAAATAAGTTGCTCCACTGCCAAAGCCGGGTGAACCACAGACTTTTTTTTTTCTCAGATTTCGCAAATGACGGCTTGAAACAAATTAAATGTCACAACAGCTAGCATCTGCAAAAGTATTCATGCCCATAGCATACAACATACTGTACTAAAATCCACAGGCCGCTTCTCACCACCGAAGCTAGTGATAGCAGTTGGCAACATGCCAATATAGTATAGCACTGAAATGCCCCAAAACCACAGGCTACTTCTGACCGGGTCGAAACCAGTTAGCAGTTGGCAACATGGCACTGAAATATCCATGAAAAACCATCTGCTAAGTAGCCTATTTAAACAGCACACACCAGCTTCACATTCCCTCAGAGCCAAACCAGAACACAACTTTGCCACATCCACATCCTGAGAAACAACATGAGTGTAGAAATCCTTGATGGCAAGACCGTCCAGAGCTTCGTCGAGGACGAAGGCGCCTTCCATTCATCCGTGGACGGCCGGTTTGCGGCCCTCGACACCAACCATGATGGCCTGCTGTCGTACTCCGAGATGGCCCAGGAGCTCATGAGCCTCAGGGTTCTCGAGAAGCACTTTGGCGTTGATGAGTCCGCCATGAGCCGTGGTGAGCTTGTCGAGCTTTACCGTGGCCTGTTTGCGAGGTTCgaccgagacggcaatggcacgGTGGACCTTGAGGAGTTCCGGGCTGAGATGAAGGAGGTGATGCTCGCTGTGGCTAACGGGCTCGGCTTCCTGCCGGTGCAGATGGTGGTCGAGGAAGGCAGTTTTCTGAAGGTGGCTGTGGACCGGGAGCTGGCCAAAGCAACTTGACGAAACTGCTTGGAACGACTTTTCAGAATCAGGAGGCTGCATGTTCACGAATTGTAACTTTTATTCTGCCAATTTTGTTGTGTTACAACTACACCGGTGCTAGTTATTTGTACTTAATAAGTGAAACAGAAGCCACAACATCAGTCTAATTTACAAAATCACAAGCTATTTATGTAAAGGGAAATGTTGTAAATCTATGTTTTTGGATGCCTACATGAGAAATATCACACTAGCAGTTTTAGAATTTGGGTGTTTTGTTTTCACTGCAGAATCAGATTATGTTATGACGACTGAAAATTCAGAAAGAATATGTTCAGAACAGTCACCAAGAAGAATCAAATTAACACAAAATGAATCAACCGCGTATATCCAAATTCAAGAAGTACATTTCACTTCAACACCTTATGTTAGTAAAAAGAGAAGTTTACAGAGTTTTGTTACAAAGAAATTAACTGAAGAAAAATATGTATCGGTTGCAGAATTGGTAGCAACTTTACATTACCAGCACCAGAGCTAACACTGTCAGAATAGTTCATCAACTGACATTGTGTTGTCTTCCGTCTGATTCATCTGCCTGCTCAAATGTCTCATGCATAATTTACTCAAGATGCCGTTTCTAGACCTGCAGAATGTAAGCCATTGGACGAAAGAAGAACCCATGCTGCCCTTTCTGGATAAAGTTTAACACCTTCCAAAATGTTCTTTTGCTAACAGATCAATCCTGATGTGCAATTTGGCATAACATACACCGCCAGTAATCCAGATCCATGCTCTGGATAACTACTTCAGAAACTTGAAGAACTGTTAGATAATGGCAACGAAAAACCGAGCCATATACTGCTAATACTGCCTATGCGGCATTGTCCGGAACGCCAATATGATCACAAACCCATGAGCTCATTCGTTCTTCTCCTCGAGCTCACCTTCGAAAGCATCATCATTGTTCTCCAATGGAGAATCTTTGATCTCCAGCGACCTCAGGAAGTTAAAGTAGGCATACTTGATGTCAAACTGCATGTCATACCAGTAATTGACGGCAATGGTGAGCCCGTTAGGCCCGGGGCTCTGGCTGACATGGTGAAACCACATGCTCGGCAAGTAGAGAATCTCGCCGGCGCGGACGGTGCAGCGAATCGGCCTGGGCCCCTTGAAGTAGAGCGGGCAGGATGAGACCTGCGCCGCCATCTCCTCCGGCGATGCCGGGTACGGGTCCACGCTGCTCCAGGGCACGACCCTCTCGGGCTCTTCCATCTCCAGCCTAAGCTTcggcacctcctccccttcctccACCGGCACGTAGCGGGCGGCGGGGTAGTCGCGGACGTGGAGGCGGTGGTGCTCGGTGGGGGGCAGGAGGAGGAAATGCTTCTCGCCGGAGAGGACGGCGTAGATGTTGTCGTAGTGGTCCTTGTGGAAGGAGGTGACGGAGCAGGAGTTGCCGATCCAGAGGTTGACGGCCTCGGGGAGGCAGCCGAGCGCCTCGCTGGCCCAGGGCACGTGCGCGTCCACGTCGCGGGCCACCGCCGCGTACTCCCCGCGCAGGCAGTCGTCCTGCTGCTGCGCGTACGCCACCAGGCCGGCGGCCGGGTCGGAGCCCCTGATGAGCCGCACGGCGGCGGGGAAGCCGACCCGGCGGACGTGCGCCGACGCGAAGCAACTGGCGCCGGGGCGGCGCGGGTGCGGGGCGAGGGCGTCGGCGCGGCCGTCCGGGGTGAGGTGGACGGAGACGTCGGTGGAGCGGAGCGCGTCGGGGAGGTAGGATTCGGTGGGCCAGAGCGAGGCGGCGGGCCAgtggcgggtggcggcggcggagacgAGGAGCGGGCGGCCCGGGGAGACGTGGTcgcggaggaaggcgagcggggtCGGCGGCAGGTCGGCGCGCGCCACGGCGTCCGGTGAGTGGAGGCCCAGCAGCTCGCGCGACTCCGCCCACAGCTCCCGCACGCCGCGCTCCATCTCTCAGGCTGCGCCGCTGGTTTCGCGAattctggcggcggcggcggcggcacggcggCTCAGCGCGCGTGAACGATTCAAGGGATTAGCAGGCGAGCTAGCCCACTGGGGTTTCGGGCCAGACCTATGAGCTACGGGCCTGGTTTGGTAACTTCTTTGTGGGCTGTAATCATGTGGACGTATGTTGCAAGGCCTTCAAGTCCTATGTTTCGGgtgtccggactcccgcaaaccTCCCACATTTTTGTCTCCAATTTGCGGGAGAAATTGCGTCCGGACCACCCCGCTAACTGATACAGGTCAGTGTTGGATGACTTTCGCGGTCCAGACAACACAGTCCGGACGATTACGAGAGGCTTACGGGTCCgccttggagatgcccttaggACTTAGGCTATGCTCAACCTATCGGAGACCATCCGCAATATGCATGACCAATCTTTTTCTCCAACTTACCAAAGCTCTTAATAATTCATGTGTTtgtatgacaatgatggagcagcCAAAGGAAATTTTGTTTCGTCACTTTATAAACCGGAGTGATGCCAAATGCagccaaaaataaataaaaaatctaGGCCACAAGACCAAGTTTGCTTATCTTTCAATCAAGCAACCTGCTTTTGCATAAATCCTGGCTTGTCGTTTGGCCGGCCAAACAAAACGCTGAGGTGGATCAGCTCCTGTACTTACGAGTATTAAATTGCATGTGGCCGCAGTCCGACATGGAGGCACATCACACGTCACTCACAGGTGGAAGTGGAACTCCGTGCACATCGCTGTCCGAGTCCGATCATGGGCACTGTTAGGTGGGCCCCTCTCCACCGCCCTAGCCGTGGCGCCACCTCACCATCGCTTCCGGGTCATGGGCTCCAATCATCCCACTCCGGTCCCTGCGGCCAGCAACTCCGTAGCTCCATTTGCGGCGCCTCAGCCGTCACCTTTAGGAAGCTTGTGTTTGTCCAACGAGATAGCAGTGTCGAGAGA
This genomic window contains:
- the LOC109758487 gene encoding lysine-specific demethylase JMJ32; its protein translation is MERGVRELWAESRELLGLHSPDAVARADLPPTPLAFLRDHVSPGRPLLVSAAATRHWPAASLWPTESYLPDALRSTDVSVHLTPDGRADALAPHPRRPGASCFASAHVRRVGFPAAVRLIRGSDPAAGLVAYAQQQDDCLRGEYAAVARDVDAHVPWASEALGCLPEAVNLWIGNSCSVTSFHKDHYDNIYAVLSGEKHFLLLPPTEHHRLHVRDYPAARYVPVEEGEEVPKLRLEMEEPERVVPWSSVDPYPASPEEMAAQVSSCPLYFKGPRPIRCTVRAGEILYLPSMWFHHVSQSPGPNGLTIAVNYWYDMQFDIKYAYFNFLRSLEIKDSPLENNDDAFEGELEEKNE
- the LOC109758477 gene encoding uncharacterized protein encodes the protein MSVEILDGKTVQSFVEDEGAFHSSVDGRFAALDTNHDGLLSYSEMAQELMSLRVLEKHFGVDESAMSRGELVELYRGLFARFDRDGNGTVDLEEFRAEMKEVMLAVANGLGFLPVQMVVEEGSFLKVAVDRELAKAT
- the LOC109758478 gene encoding LOW QUALITY PROTEIN: anamorsin homolog (The sequence of the model RefSeq protein was modified relative to this genomic sequence to represent the inferred CDS: substituted 1 base at 1 genomic stop codon), which encodes MKNERFSCSAQPFPLLTHESASSSRSPPRLHTVRRAPPPPPRRRHSHRLPVTTWRSSATPCSRPPVSRRHQPPPASPHLSRSVVAAKEEAAGGRNEDLLEQVIRSGSMAAAAAALAVTDELALPLRAVGDLAAAAGVSREXVVVITQCASPGGKFPFDDASVGAVLSVIKNVESFGDQLVAEISRVLKAGGIVLVQSFTPSSDQKPSNYIERQLLMGGFGEVDASATSSQDSMQSVTIKAKKPSWSIGSSSPLRKAIKALPKIEIDDGNELIDEDSLLTEEDLKKPQLPVVGDCEVGATKKACKNCSCGRAEAEQKVEKLGLTAEQIDNPVSACGSCGLGDAFRCSTCPYRGLAPFKLGEKVTLSDNFLSADI